DNA from Bordetella genomosp. 13:
ACCTGGACGGCGCCAACATGAACGCCATGGTCGGCGTGGCCCGGCCGGGCAAGTTCGGTTCCGACGTCTCGCACCTGAACCTGCACAAGACCTTCTGCATTCCGCACGGCGGCGGCGGCCCGGGCGTCGGGCCGGTGGCGGTGCGCGCGCACCTGGCGCCGTACCTGCCCGGCGTGCTGAACGAGCAGGGGCGCCTGCCCGCCGAGGCGCACGTCGGCCCGGTGTCGGCCGCGCCGTACGGCTCGGCCGGCATCCTGCCCATTCCGTACGTGTACATCGCGCTGATGGGCGCCGACGGCCTGAAGCGCGCCACGGAAGTGGCCATCCTCAACGCCAACTACGTGGCCACGCGCCTGGCGGGACACTATCCCGTGCTGTACGCCGGCCGCAACGGCCGCGTCGCGCACGAATGCATCCTGGACGTGCGTCCGCTGAAGGAGACCAGCGGCGTGTCGGCCGAGGACATCGCCAAGCGACTGATGGACTACGGCTTCCACGCGCCTACCATGAGTTTCCCGGTGGCCGGCACGCTGATGATCGAGCCGACCGAGTCCGAGGGCCTGGCCGAGCTCGACCGCTTCGTCGACGCGATGATTGCCATCCGCGAAGAGATCGCGCAGATCGAGCGCGGCGAACGCGACCGCGACGACAACGTGCTGAAGAACGCGCCGCATACCGCGCAGATGCTGCTGGCCGAGGAATGGCACCACGATTATCCGCGCCAGCAGGCCGCCTATCCGCTGGCCTCGCTGCGCGACGGCAAGTACTGGCCGCCGGTGGCGCGCGTGGACAATGCCTACGGCGATCGCAACCTGGTGTGCTCGTGCCTGCCGATCGAGGCGTACGCCAACTGAAATGACGCGGACCGCCCCGTGGGGCGGCCCGTGTCCGGCAACGCGGGGCCGGCTCGACGCCGGCCCCGCGTTTTTTTACTTGCTCTTGCGCGCGGTGTTCAGCGTCTCGGCGAACTGAGGCACGGTGTCGAAGAACGTCTGCACGAAGGCTTCCACGCCGTCGCGGCCGATGCCGCCGTAGGCGTTGATATCCATCTCCAGCGTGGGCCTGTTGTCCTCGTCGATGTAGGCGCGGGCCCAGCGGTTGCCGCGGTTCCAGTCGTTGATGAGCTTCAGCGGCTCGGGCTTGATCGGCTCGTACACGGCGCGCAGCATCGCGTTCTCGCAGCCGTCGTCCACGTCGCAGCTGGTGAAGAACACGTTGATGCCCGTGGCGCCGCTGTCGGCCGGCTTGACCTCCATTTCGGGCTCGCCGTATTCGTCGGTGCGGGCCTCGTACTCGTAGCCCGCGGCGGTGATCAGGTCGCCGATGGTGTCGTTGGTCAGCATGTGCAGCGTCGAGCTGTCGGCGCCGCCGCTCTCGCCCGAGGCGGATTCAGGCATGCCGAGGTCGGCGTCGTCGCCGTCCATGCCTTCGGGGCCGGCGATGCTGGACAGCAGGCTGTCCACCGGGATCTCCTGGCCGTTCAGCGTGGCCTTGGCGCCGTCGTACACCAGGTCGATGCGCATGTTGTCGCCATCGCTGCGCACGATGCCCATCATCTCGGCCATGCCCGTGGAGGTCTGGATCTCGTCGGCCGCGCGCGTGGCGGCCTCGTCGGGCGCGACGCCCTGGGTGGCCACCAGCACGCGCGCCAGCAGGTCCTGCGCCATCGGCTTGGAGACCACCACGTGGGCCTGCATCGACTTGATGGCCTGGCGCACCAGTTCTTGCACCGGCGCGTCGGCGTCCTTGGGCGGCTGCAGCGCCAGCGTGTAGGTCAGGCGGCTTTCGCCCTTGTCGGTCTTCCACAGCACGGGGTCCACCGTCAGCGTGGGGCCGGCGACCAGCAGGTCGCGCACGTCGGAAACCGAACGCTTCATCAGCTCGGCAGCCGCGGCGTCGTCGGTCTCGCCTCCGGTCGACTGGGCCATCATCGCGTTGACCAGGTCGGTGTACGTGCGGGCCAGTTTTCGGGTCGCATTGCCTTCCAGGTTGGCGAGCTTGATCGTGATCTGTCCGTTGCCCATGTCGGTGGAGCCCACGCTGAGCTTGCCCACCGAGTAGACGGCCTCGCCGTTGATGGTGGTGTCGTTCTCGCCGATCTTCAGGGTGTAGGCCAGGTCGTCCAGCGCTGCCGATACCTGGTCGGCCGGGCCCTGGATGTCGAGGCGCTTGACCTTCATCGACGTGTCGCCCACGGACACGCCGAACTTGCCCAGTCGCGTGTCGACGTGCATGTCCACGCCGTTGATGGCGATCTTGTTCAGTTCTTCGTCGGTGGGGTTCTCGATGCTGAGCGAGTCGATGCGCATCGTGCCCTTGATGCCTTCCTCGGCGCGCCGGTACTCGCCTTCCATGGCGGCCCCGCCGAAGACCAGCGTCGTGCCCTGGTGCTCGACCCTGGCGGCCGCCAGGCCGCCGGTGCCGGTGCTGTCGCCGTTGTAGTGCACCACCGAGTCGCTCCACAGGGGCGCCTTGCCCTGCGTCGCGGCGAACAGCGGCTTGAGCGCCTCGGTCTGGACCAGTTCGGCATGGACGAAGGCCGCACGCGGCAGCAGGTCGCCGCGGGCCAGGGCGCCGCCGGGGAACGGGCCGTGCTGGATGAGGGTGTCGATCTCGACCATGCCGGGCTTCAGCACGATGGGGTCCTCGCCGGGCGCCGCCTGGGGCGCCTGCATGGTCAGCCCATAGCGGGCGCGCGTGGTGAAGAAGCCGCGGTCATAGCTGACCCGCTGCAGCTTGGCCTGATAGCCGGGCACGGCCTCGGCCAGCTTGGCGTTCAGTTCCTGGATCTGGGCCGCTTCTTCGGACTCGAGGCGCTTGCCGGTATACCAGGTGCCCCCCAGCCAGGCCCCCGCGGCCACAACAACCACGCCGGCGATGATCGCCACACCTTTCTTCATCGTTATATACGCTCAGTCGGTTTTGAATGAGGCGGCGCGCGGGTCCTCTCGTGGGCGCTCCGCTGGCGCTGCCGGGCGGCTTCAGCCCGCCGCGAGTATACCGGCGCGGTTCCACGCAAAAGCGTGCCCGCAGTTACCAGCATTGTCAAAATGCAAACGGCCGCGAGCGCCTACATGTCGTCCAGCGGATAGATGGGGCGGCGCACGTGCTGAAAGCGCAGCTGCCCGTAGTCCGAAGTGGTGACTCCCAGCCCGGTGCACGGGATGACCTCGGTGGCCATGTCCTCGAAGCCGGCTCGCCAATGCACCCGGCTTTTCAGCGCCACGTAGCGCTTCTGCGTCGGGTCGATGTCGGCCGACAGCAGGCAGTTGACGTCGAAGGGTTCCTGGTGGCGCGACACGATCACGATCTCGACGCGGCCGGTGTCCAGCACCACCGTCAGGCCGGTGTCGTTGCGCACGCCGCGATACATGGGCCCGCGATTGAGGTACACGCCGTCGAAGACGAGCTTGACGCGGCCGGTCACCGTGAGCGGTGCGCTGTGTTCGCGCAGCGCGGGCATGGGCACTTTGCCGCCGAGCGGCAGCGTCACCGTATGCCCGACGCCTGCCTGCGCCGCCTGCTGTGCGGCCTGCGGATCGCAGATGGCGTAGAACGCGACGTCCTCCAGTTCCTGCCGCAGTATCTCGGCCAGCACCGTCGTGGTGTCCATCGTGCCGCCCGAGCCGGTGTTGTCGTAGTGGTCCAGCAGGATGACCGGGCCTTGCGTCAGCGACTTGGCGCGCGCGATGGCGGGTTCCAGCGGCTCCGGGTGGAACACCCACTGGTCGCGGTGCCGCCACGCGGCATCGAGCAGTTCATCGCGGCATTGCTGCGCCTCGCGCAGATTGGCGTCGGTGCAGACCACGGCGGAGAGGCCGGCTTCGCGTATGTCGGCGTGAGGGAAGCCGGTGAACACCGAGGCGGCGATGATGCCCTGCGCCTCGAGAGTCCTGCAGCGTTCCTGCAGCGACTTGTTGGGATCGGCATGCGTGCCCTGGCACATGATGTGTGGCAGCATGGGCTTGTTGCCCCAGGCCATCACCGGCCGGATCTCGCCGCGCAGCGTGCGAACGATGGCGTCGGCCGCGCGCACGCCCGATTCGCGGATGTCGACGTGCGGGTAGGTGTGGAAGCCGGTGATGACCGTGGCGTGGCGCACCATCTCGTCGTACACGTTGGCGTGCATGTCCAGCGTGACGCCCACGGGCGTGGAAGGATCGATCTCGCGCAGGCGCGCCAGCAGCGTGCCCTCGGCGTCTTCCACGCCCTCGGCCACCATGGCGCCGTGCAGGTCGAGCAGTATGGCGTCGAAGCCGCCTTTGCGGGCTTCATCGAGCATCAGGCCGCACAGCGTCTCGTAGGTGGCGCGGTCGGTGGGCGCGCTGGGCCAGGACTCGGCCGCCACGGGCACCACGATCTCGGCGCCTTCGCGGCGCGCCACCTCGATGTAGCCCCCCAGGCCGCTGTCGGTGCCTTCGTAGGCGCGGATGGCGCGCTCGCCGGACAGGATCTCGGGATTGCCCCGGAAGAACCGCGAAAGAGGCGTGGACACCGGCGAGAAGGTGTTCGTCTCGTGCTTGATCATTGCCAACAGCCAACGCATCGTATCTCTCCTGAGCGATGTGGCGGACATGCGCCCGCCCTCGCGCGCCGCAAGCCGCAGCCGGCCTGCCGGTCGGGGCCGCGGGTACGCGGGCGTGCCGCGCATCCGCGGCACAAGCCATTATCCGGCGCGCGGCAGCGGCCGGAAATTGCGGAAATCCCAGCCGCGCCCCGGGGCCGCCTCTAGCAGGGCGCGCGTGTACTCGTGGCGGGGACGGGTCAGCACGGTGCCGGCCGGGCCGGCCTCGACCACGCGCCCGCGCAGCATCACCGCGATGGAGTCGCAGATCTGCGCCGCCACGCGCAGATCGTGCGTGATGAACAACACCGCGATGCCGGTGCGCTGGCGCACCGCTTGCAGCAAGTCCAGGACCTGGGCCTGCACCGACACGTCGAGCGCGGACACGGCCTCGTCGGCCACCAGCACCTCGGGTTCCATCACCAGCGCCCGCGCGATGCACAGGCGCTGGCGCTGGCCGCCGGAGAACTGGTGGGGATAGCGGCGCAGGGCGTCCGGCCCCATGCCCACCACGCCCAGCATCTCGATGGCGCGCGCCTGCGCCTGGCCGCGGGGCACGCCGAAGTTCAGCAGGCCCTCGATCAGCGATTCGCCGACGATGCGCCGCGGGTTGAGCGAGCGATACGGGTCCTGGAACACGATCTGCACGCGTCTGCGCAGCGGCCTCAGCGCCGAACCGGACAGGCCCGCGATGTCGGTGCCAGTCATCAGCATGGCGCCCGAGGTCGGTTCGATCAGCCGCACGATGCAGCGCGCCACGGTGGACTTGCCGGAACCCGACTCGCCCACCAGCCCCAGTATCTCGCCGCGGCGCAGCGTCAGGTCGACGTCGGTGGCGGCGGCCACGACGCGCGCGCCGCGCCATGGAAGGCGGCGCTCGGCATAGTTGCGGCCCAGTCCGCGCACCTGCAGCACCGGGTCGCCCTGCGGCGCGGGCCGCTGCGCCGGCACCAGGCTGGGCACGGAAGACACCAGGCGACGCGTGTAGTGGTGCCGGGGGCGCGCCAGGATGTCGTCGCGCGTGCCCGTCTCGATCAGCTCGCCGCGATTCATCACGGCGATGCGGTCGGCGATCTCGGCCACCACGCCGAAGTCGTGCGTGATGAACAGCACGGCCGTGCCGTGCCTGCGCTGCAGTTCGCCGATCAGCGCCAGGATCTGCCGCTGCGTGGTGACGTCCAGCGCCGTGGTGGGCTCGTCGGCGATCAGCAGCGCGGGCTCGAGGATCAGCGCCATGGCGATCACGATGCGCTGGCGCTGTCCGCCGGACAACTGGTGCGGATAGGCGTCGTAGATGCGCTGCGCATCCGACAGGTGCACGGACCGGAACATCTCGAGCACGCGCGCGCGCCGCTCGGCGCGCGGCATGCGGCGATGCAGGCGCAGCACCTCGTCCACCTGGCGGCCCACGCGATGCACGGGGTTCAGTGCGGTCATGGGTTCCTGGAACACCATGGCCATGCGCGTGGCGCGCAGTTCGCGCAGGCGCCGCGCGTTGGCCGCCAGCACGTCCTCGCCGTCCAGGCTTGCGCTGCCGCCGCTTGCGCGCAGCGCGCCTTGCGGCAGCAGGCCCATCACCGCAAGCGCCGTCACCGACTTGCCCGAACCCGATTCGCCCACGACGCAGACGGTCTCGCCGGCGTGGACGTCCAGCCCGATGCCGCGCACCACGCGTTCACCGGTGGCCGAGACCTGCACCGTGAGGTCGCGCAGGGACAGCACGGGCGAGCGCTCGGCCTTGCCCGGTTGCGTGTCCGCATGCGTGCCGTTGCCGGGGCTCATGTCCGTCGCTCCGTGCGCGGATCGAGCGCGTCGCGCAGCGCGTCGCCCAGGATGTTGACGCTGAGCACCGTCAGCGACAGGAACAGGCCGGGAAAGAGGATGAGCCCGGGCAGGATGCGGAAGAACACGCGCCCCTCGGACATGATGTTGCCCCACGATGGAATCTCGGGCGGTATTCCCGCGCCCAGGAAACTGAGGATGGCCTCGGTCAGCATGGCCGAGGCGAACACGTAGGTGGCCTGTACCGTCAGCGGCGCCAGCGTGGCCGGCAGCAGATGGCGCCACGCCAGCAGCGGCAGCGGCGTGCCCAGCGCCAGCGCGGCCTCGACATAGGGTTCCGTACGCACGCTGAGGATCTGCCCTCGCACCAGGCGCACCACGCGCGGAATCTCCGGCAGCGTAATGGCCACCATCACGGTGGTCAGGCTGGCGCCGGACACAGATACCAGCGCGATGGCCAGCAGGATGCCCGGAATCGCCATCAGCGCGTCCATGGTGCGCATGATCAGGCCGTCCAGCCAGTGGAACCAGCCGGCCAGCAGGCCCAGCACCAGGCCCGCGGCCACGCTGGCCAGCGACGCGCCCAGTCCCGCCACCAGCGACACGCGCGCGCCGTATGCCACGCGCGACCACAGGTCGCGGCCGAAGGCGTCCGTGCCCAGCAGGAAATCGCCGAACGGCGGCTTCAGCCGCGAGCCGGGCGCGATGGCCGTGGGATCCACGGTGCCCAGCCAGGGGGCCGCCAGCGCCATCACGATCATCGACGCCAGCACCACCACCGCCAGCATGGCCGGCGCGCCGCGCAGTTCGCGGTGCACCCGCGCCCAGGCGCCCGCTGCGGACGGACCGGCGGCCAACGGCATGGGAGACACGGTATCGCGCAGCGGCATCGCGTCAGTACCGGATGCGCGGGTCGAAGGCCGCGTAGGCGCAATCGACCGCAAGGTTGACCAGCACGTACACCGCCGCGAAGAACAGCGTCAGCCCCTGGATGACGGGGTAATCGCGCGCCAGCACCGCCTCGACGACCAGCCGGCCCAGCCCCGGAATGTTGAAGACCGATTCGGTGACGACCACGCCGCTGATCAGCATCGCGATGCCCAGTCCCACCACGGTGGCGATGGGCACCGCCGCATTGCGCAGCGCATGGCCCAGCAGCACGCCGGTCTCGCCGCGGCCCTTGGCGCGTGCGGTGCGGATGAAGTCCTCGCCCATGACCTCGATGACGCTGGTGCGCGTGATGCGCGCGATCAGCGCCACATAGACGGTGGACAGCGCCAGCGCGGGCAGCACCAGCCGGTGCAGCCAGGACCGGAGCCCGCCGGACATGGGCGCGTAGCCCTGTACGTTGAACCAGTCCAGCTCGATGGCAAACAGCCAGATCAGCGCATACCCGGTGACGAACACGGGCACCGAGAAGCCGAGCACCGAGAAGCCCATGACGGCGCGGTCCAGCAGCCTGCCCTGCCGCCATGCGGCCAGCACGCCCAGCGGTATCGCGACCGCCAGCGTGAATGCCAGCGTCAGCGCGCCCAGGCTCAGTGTGGGTTCGAGCCGCCGGGCGATCAGCTGCGCCACGGGCACGCCCGACATCAGCGAGGTGCCCACGTCGCCGCGCAGCAGCCCGCCGCCCCAGATGAAGAACTGCTGGAACAGGGGGCGGTCCAGCCCCATGGCCTGGCGGATCTGCGCGACGCGCTCGGGCGTGGCGGCATCGCCGGCCATGACGATGGCGGGATCGCCAGGGCTGAGCCGCAGGATGGCGAACACGAGCACCGCCACCATCGCCAGCACGGGGACGGTGGCCAGCAGCCTTCGCAGGATGAAGGACAGCATGGTACGGCTCAGGGGGCCTTGGTGACGTTCCAGAAGGCGAACACCGGCGCGCGCAGCAGCCCGCTGAGTTTGGTGGAGTACACGGTGGGCACCGACATCTGCCCCAGCGGCACGTACAGGCCTTCGTCGATGCCGATGCGCTGCAGCTCGTCTGCGATGCGCTTCTGTTCGGCGGGGTCGGCGCTGAGCGCGAAGCGGGTGCGCAGTTCCTCGACCTGCGGCAGGTCGGGCCAGCCGAACCAGGCGTTGTCCCCGTTGGCCGCGGCGGGCGCGGAGCGCACCGGGTCCATGATGTCGGTGGCGTACCAATTGGTGTTGTGGATGTTCCAGCCGCCCTGGGCCGGCGCGGCCTTCGAGGCGCGGCGCGTGGCCACGGTCTGCCAGTCCATGGCGGCCAGCGTGACGTTGAAGCCGGCTGCGCGCAGCGCCTGCGCCATCACGACCGGCTGAGGGTTGAGCGTGCCCAGGTCGGTGGCCTGCATGACCAGCACGGGCGTGTTGTCGTAGCCGGCCTCTTTCAGCAGCGCGCGGGCGCGCTCGATGTTGGAGGGCACCACCATCTCGCTGCCCGCGCTGCTTTCGAACGGCATGCCGCAGCCCCACAGCGAGGCGCAGGTGTGCCAGTACTTGGGATTGCCCACCAGCGCCTTCATCACGTCTTCCTGGCCGATGGCGTACATGGCCGCCTGGCGGATCTTCTTGTTGTCGAAGGGCGGCTGCTTGAAATTGAACCGGTACATCACGTAGTAGCTGACCGGGCTGAGCGTCTCTTCCTTCAGGTCGGGGTTGCCCTGCACGAGCGGCAGCAGGTCATAGGGGAACTGCTCGACGAAATCGATCTCGCCGCCCAGCAGCGCGTTGGCCGCGGTCAGCGCGTCGGGCATCACTTCCCAGACGACCTTGTCCACCTTCACGACCTTGCCGCCGGCCATGGCGCTGGCGGGCTCGGACCGCGGCGCGTAGTCGGGGTTCTTCACGTACACCGTGCGCACGCCCGGATTGAACTCGGCCACCTTGAAGGGGCCGGAGCCCGTCATGTCGGTGATGGGCTTGCCCAGCGGGGTTTCGGCGATGCGCCTGGGCATCATGAAGGCCGCGGTGCCGGTGGGCTTGGACAGCGCGCGCAGCGCCAGGTCGGTGGGCTCCTTCATCACGATGCGGAAGGTGCGCGCATCGACGGTCTCGATCCTGTCGGTGAACTTCAGCAGCGTGCGGCCCATGCCGTCGCCCGAGGCCCAGCGTCGGATCGACGCGACGCAGTCGTCGGCCGTGACCGGTTGGCCGTCATGCCACTTCAGGCCGGCGCGCAGCGTCATGGTGTAGGTCTTGCCGTCGGGCGAGGCCTCCCACTTCTCGAGCATCTGCGGCTGGATCCTGTTGTCGGCGTCCGTGGCCAGCAGCGTGTCGTAGATCATGTAGCCGTGCCACGTCGTGATGTAGGCCGTGGTGGCGTGCGGATCGGTCAGGCGCAGCGGCGAGTTCATCACCGCCTTGATGACGGTCTCGGCCTGGGCCGCGCCCGCGGCCGCGGTAGACAGCAGCACGGCGCCGGCCAGCGCGAGGGTCCGGAAAGACTTCAGCATGGATATCCCCATTGAGGGCCGCGGCGCCCGGCGCATCCGCGGGGACGGCGCCGGCCGCGCGCGCGCGGATCGGGTGGGGGCCCGCGCCGACAGCCGGACCGGACCACTTCAGGCGCCATTCTGATGCGGTGTCGCGGCGCTGTCCATTGCCTGAGCCCCGTTTGAACGGCTGGCGCGGCCCTGGCGGGTACGGGTATACCCGTAGACGTGGCGGCCGGCGCTGAGGCTCCGGTCGCGCTACCTGGCCACCGGCATCGTGAATTCCGCGCCCTTGGCGATGCTGTCGGGCCAGCGCTGCATGACGCTCTTGTAGCGCGTGTAGAAGCGTACGCCTTCCTCGCCATAGGCGTGGTGGTCGCCGAACAGCGAGCGCTTCCAGCCGCCGAACGAATGCCAGGCCATGGGCACGGGAATGGGCACGTTGATGCCCACCATTCCCACCTTGGCCTGCCGCGCGAAGGCGCGGGCGATGCCGCCGTCCGACGTATAGCAGGACACGCCGTTGGCGAATTCGTGGGCGTTGACGAGTTCGACCGCGCTTGCGAAGTCCGGCACGCGCACGATGCACAGCACCGGCCCGAAGATCTCTTCGCGGTAGACGTTCATCCGGGGCGTCACGTGGTCGAACAACGTGCCGCCCAGGAAGAAGCCGCGTTCGTGGCCCGGCACGCGCACGCCGCGGCCGTCCACCACCAGCGCGGCGCCCGCGGCCTCGCCGTCCTCGATGTAGCCCATCACCCGCGCGCGGTGCTGCGCCGTGATCAGCGGGCCCATCTCGGAGTCGCGCTCCATGCCGTTCTTCACCACCAGGGCGCGCACCCGCGGCGCCAGGCGCTCCACCAGCCTGTCGCCCACGTCGCCCACCGCCACGGCGACCGAGACCGCCATGCAGCGCTCGCCGGCCGAGCCGTAGGCCGCGCCCATCAGCGCGTCGACTGCCTGGTCGAGATCCGCGTCGGGCATCACCACCAGGTGATTCTTGGCGCCGCCCAGGGCCTGCACGCGCTTGCCGCGCCGCGTGCCGTCGGCATAGACGGACTCGGCCACGGGCGTCGAGCCCACGAAAGAAACCGCCTGCACATCGCGATGCGCCACCAGCGCGTCAACTGCCTGCTTGTCGCCATGGATCACGTTGAAGACCCCCGGAGGCAGGCCCGCCTGATGCAGCAATTCCGCCAGGCGCAGCGAGGCCGAGGGAGCGCGCTCGGACGGCTTGAGCACGAAGGTGTTGCCGCAGGCGAGCGCCAGCGGAAACATCCAGCACGGCACCATCATCGGAAAGTTGAAGGGCGTGATGCCCGCCACCACGCCCAGCGGCTGGCGCATGCTCCAGTTGTCGATGCCGCCGCCCACCTGATCGCTGTACTGCCCCTTCAGCAACTGCGGAATGCCGCAAGCGAATTCCGCCACCTCGATGCCGCGGGCCACTTCGCCCTTGGCGTCGGCGTACACCTTGCCGTGTTCGCGTGTGATCAGCTCGGCCAGCTCGTCCTGGTGCCGGTCGAGCAGGGCCTTGAAGTTGAACAGTACGCGCGCGCGCCGGATGGCGGGCGTTTCCGCCCAGGCCGGAAAGGCCTCGCGCGCCGCGGCCACGGCCGCGTCGACCTCGGCGGACGACGCCAACGGCACCGACCGCGTGACCTCGCCGGTCGCGGGATCGAAGCCCTCGGTGTAGCGCTGGCTGCGCCCGTCGTGGGCGCAGCCATTGATGAAATGGCTGAGTTGCTTCATGAACTGGGTGGAACCTGAGGGTTGCAGGCCAGGCGGCCCATCAGGCGACCTCTTTCAGCACCTTGCCGATGCGTTCGAAGATTTCGCCGATCTGCGCCTCGTCGATGATCAACGGCGGCGACACCGCGAGGATATCGCCGGTATATCTCACCAGCAGCCCCTGGTCGAAACATTTCTGGAAGGCCTCGGCGGCGCGGGCCCCGGGGGCGCCCGCGCGCGGGGCCAGCTCGATGCCCGCCACCAGGCCCAGGTTGCGCACGTCGATCACATTGGGCGCGCCTTTCAACGCGTGCGCGGCGGCCTCGAAGGCGGGCGCCAGCGTGCGCGAGCGCTCGAACAGCCCTTCGCGCCGGTAGATGTCCAGCGTGGCCAGGATGGCGGCCGTGGCCAGCGGATGCGCGGAATAGGTGTAGCCGTGGAAGAACTCGATGCCGCCCTGCACGCCGTTGACGATGGCGTCGTGCACCTCGCGGCGCACGGCCACCGCGCCGGCCGGCACGGCGGCGTTGCTCACGCCCTTGGCCATGGTGATCAGGTCGGGCGTGACGCCGAAGAATTCGCTGGCGGTGGCCGCGCCCAGGCGGCCGTAGGCGGTGATGACCTCGTCGAAGATCAGCAGGATGCCGTGCCTGGACGTGATCTCGCGCAGCTTTTCCAGGTAGCCCTTGGGCGGCACCAGCACACCCGTCGAGCCTGCCATGGGCTCGACGATGACCGCGGCGATGGTCGAGGCATCGTGCAGGGCCACCAGCCGCTCGAGCTCGTCGGCCAGGTGCGCGCCCCAGGCCGGCTGGCCCTTGGACCAGGCGTTCTGTTCCAGGTTGTGGGTGTGCGGCAGATGGTCCACCGACGGCAGCAGCGCGCCCGAGAAGGTCTTGCGGTTGGGCGAGATGCCGCCCACCGAGATGCCGCCGAAGCCCACGCCGTGATAGCCGCGCTCGCGGCCGATCAGGCGGGTGCGCTGCCCCTCGCCGCGGGCACGGTGGTAGGCCAGCGCGATCTTCAGCGCGGTGTCGACCGATTCGGATCCCGAGTTGGTGAAGAAGATGCGGTCCAGGCCCTGCGGCATCAGGCCGGCCACCTCGCTGGCGGCCTCGAAGGCCTGCGGGTGCGCCAGCTGGAAGCCGGGCGCGTAATCCAGCGAGGCCGCCTGGCGCGCGATGGCCTGCACGATCTCGGCGCGGGCATGCCCAGCGTTCACGCACCACAGGCCCGCCGTGCCGTCGAGAATGCGGCGGCCGTCGGCCGAGGTGTAGTACATGCCTTCCGCCGAGGCCAGCAGGCGCGGCTGCGCCTTGAACTGCCGGTTGGCGGTGAAGGGCATCCACAGGTGGGACATATCGAGCAGGCCGGCGGCGGGGGCGTTCATGGCGGACTCCGTGGGGAGGGGGCGGCCGGGCGTCGCATGCGGGCGGCCGGCCGGGGTTGGGAATCGTTCGATTCTGAGCCCGGCCGCGCGGGTTGGAAATATACAATCGCGCTTAATGCCGCCAACCGTACAGTCGATGTGCG
Protein-coding regions in this window:
- a CDS encoding aspartate aminotransferase family protein: MNAPAAGLLDMSHLWMPFTANRQFKAQPRLLASAEGMYYTSADGRRILDGTAGLWCVNAGHARAEIVQAIARQAASLDYAPGFQLAHPQAFEAASEVAGLMPQGLDRIFFTNSGSESVDTALKIALAYHRARGEGQRTRLIGRERGYHGVGFGGISVGGISPNRKTFSGALLPSVDHLPHTHNLEQNAWSKGQPAWGAHLADELERLVALHDASTIAAVIVEPMAGSTGVLVPPKGYLEKLREITSRHGILLIFDEVITAYGRLGAATASEFFGVTPDLITMAKGVSNAAVPAGAVAVRREVHDAIVNGVQGGIEFFHGYTYSAHPLATAAILATLDIYRREGLFERSRTLAPAFEAAAHALKGAPNVIDVRNLGLVAGIELAPRAGAPGARAAEAFQKCFDQGLLVRYTGDILAVSPPLIIDEAQIGEIFERIGKVLKEVA
- a CDS encoding CoA-acylating methylmalonate-semialdehyde dehydrogenase, translating into MKQLSHFINGCAHDGRSQRYTEGFDPATGEVTRSVPLASSAEVDAAVAAAREAFPAWAETPAIRRARVLFNFKALLDRHQDELAELITREHGKVYADAKGEVARGIEVAEFACGIPQLLKGQYSDQVGGGIDNWSMRQPLGVVAGITPFNFPMMVPCWMFPLALACGNTFVLKPSERAPSASLRLAELLHQAGLPPGVFNVIHGDKQAVDALVAHRDVQAVSFVGSTPVAESVYADGTRRGKRVQALGGAKNHLVVMPDADLDQAVDALMGAAYGSAGERCMAVSVAVAVGDVGDRLVERLAPRVRALVVKNGMERDSEMGPLITAQHRARVMGYIEDGEAAGAALVVDGRGVRVPGHERGFFLGGTLFDHVTPRMNVYREEIFGPVLCIVRVPDFASAVELVNAHEFANGVSCYTSDGGIARAFARQAKVGMVGINVPIPVPMAWHSFGGWKRSLFGDHHAYGEEGVRFYTRYKSVMQRWPDSIAKGAEFTMPVAR
- a CDS encoding ABC transporter substrate-binding protein yields the protein MLKSFRTLALAGAVLLSTAAAGAAQAETVIKAVMNSPLRLTDPHATTAYITTWHGYMIYDTLLATDADNRIQPQMLEKWEASPDGKTYTMTLRAGLKWHDGQPVTADDCVASIRRWASGDGMGRTLLKFTDRIETVDARTFRIVMKEPTDLALRALSKPTGTAAFMMPRRIAETPLGKPITDMTGSGPFKVAEFNPGVRTVYVKNPDYAPRSEPASAMAGGKVVKVDKVVWEVMPDALTAANALLGGEIDFVEQFPYDLLPLVQGNPDLKEETLSPVSYYVMYRFNFKQPPFDNKKIRQAAMYAIGQEDVMKALVGNPKYWHTCASLWGCGMPFESSAGSEMVVPSNIERARALLKEAGYDNTPVLVMQATDLGTLNPQPVVMAQALRAAGFNVTLAAMDWQTVATRRASKAAPAQGGWNIHNTNWYATDIMDPVRSAPAAANGDNAWFGWPDLPQVEELRTRFALSADPAEQKRIADELQRIGIDEGLYVPLGQMSVPTVYSTKLSGLLRAPVFAFWNVTKAP